One part of the Methylobacterium mesophilicum SR1.6/6 genome encodes these proteins:
- a CDS encoding class I SAM-dependent methyltransferase yields the protein MAERVSAAARKFDADRAGEYAQQSRIALAGYDACHELAACMLAAALGRGTPARLLIVGAGGGGTEIVTAAAVEPAWRFTAVDPSSAMMDLTVARLKQDGLLDRTEIVCGPPEALPRDAAYDAATLIGVLHHLPGDAAKRAILHAIAKRLRPGAPLVLAGNHYAYASQPLLLAAWGERWRQQGAGAEEIEAKRGKILQGADPPHSEEAVATLLDAAGFEAPTRFFSSLFWGAWLARRRAGRFDGA from the coding sequence TTGGCAGAACGGGTCAGCGCCGCGGCGCGGAAGTTCGACGCCGACCGGGCGGGGGAATACGCGCAGCAGAGCCGGATCGCCCTGGCCGGCTACGACGCCTGCCACGAACTCGCCGCCTGCATGCTCGCCGCCGCGCTGGGTCGCGGCACGCCCGCGCGGCTGCTGATCGTCGGTGCGGGCGGCGGGGGGACCGAGATCGTCACCGCGGCGGCCGTTGAGCCCGCGTGGCGCTTCACTGCCGTCGACCCCTCCAGCGCCATGATGGATCTCACCGTCGCTCGGTTGAAGCAGGACGGGCTCCTCGACCGGACCGAGATCGTCTGCGGCCCGCCGGAGGCCCTCCCCCGCGATGCGGCCTACGACGCCGCGACCCTGATCGGCGTGCTGCATCATCTGCCGGGCGACGCGGCGAAGCGGGCGATCCTGCACGCCATTGCCAAGCGCCTGAGGCCGGGGGCGCCCCTGGTGCTGGCCGGCAACCACTACGCGTATGCGAGCCAGCCCCTGCTGCTGGCGGCCTGGGGCGAGCGCTGGCGTCAGCAGGGCGCCGGCGCCGAGGAGATCGAGGCCAAGCGCGGGAAGATCCTGCAGGGCGCCGATCCGCCCCACTCCGAGGAGGCCGTCGCGACCCTGCTGGATGCGGCCGGCTTCGAAGCTCCGACCCGCTTCTTCTCCAGCCTGTTCTGGGGCGCGTGGCTCGCGCGCCGCCGTGCCGGACGCTTCGACGGCGCTTGA
- the holA gene encoding DNA polymerase III subunit delta: MTAVKAGEIEGLIRRGPDPRIPVILVYGPDTGLVTERARKLAEDFVADPADPFALVRIDGDALASDPGRLCDEAGTMGLFGGRRSIWVRPGSRNYAPAVEAVLGAAVADARIVVEAGDLAKNNPLRTLCERSAKALAIPCYADDERTLSDLIERTLQARGLRIDRAAREVLARSLGGDRRASLMEIEKLALYAAGEGTVTLDHVEAVTSDVAASVLNTLIDAAFDGRRDAVERDYRRFRHEGLDPGVVLGSALRHALTLLTTRLDNPDKTPALMVATWRGLHFKRKASIEGQLGAWPAGTLRQAVAALQEAVLACRRAEPDLAHALASAALLRVAEAAARRRR, translated from the coding sequence GTGACCGCCGTCAAGGCCGGCGAGATCGAGGGGCTGATCCGGCGCGGGCCCGATCCGCGCATCCCGGTGATCCTCGTCTACGGGCCCGACACCGGCCTCGTGACCGAGCGCGCCCGCAAGCTCGCCGAGGATTTCGTCGCCGACCCGGCGGACCCCTTCGCGCTGGTGCGGATCGACGGCGACGCCCTCGCCTCCGATCCCGGGCGCCTCTGCGACGAGGCCGGGACGATGGGCCTGTTCGGCGGCCGCCGGTCGATCTGGGTCCGGCCGGGGAGCCGCAACTACGCGCCGGCCGTCGAGGCGGTGCTGGGGGCCGCGGTCGCCGACGCCCGCATCGTCGTGGAGGCGGGCGACCTCGCCAAGAACAACCCTCTGCGCACCCTCTGCGAACGCTCGGCCAAGGCACTGGCGATCCCCTGCTACGCCGACGACGAGCGGACCCTCTCGGACCTGATCGAACGCACCCTGCAGGCGCGCGGCCTGCGTATCGACCGGGCCGCCCGGGAGGTTCTGGCCCGCAGCCTCGGCGGCGACCGCCGGGCCAGCCTGATGGAGATCGAGAAGCTCGCCCTCTACGCGGCCGGGGAGGGGACCGTCACCCTCGACCACGTCGAGGCGGTGACGAGCGACGTGGCGGCCAGCGTGCTCAACACGCTGATCGACGCCGCCTTCGACGGCCGCCGCGACGCGGTGGAGCGGGATTACCGGCGGTTCCGCCACGAGGGCCTGGACCCGGGGGTCGTGCTGGGTTCGGCCCTGCGCCACGCCCTCACCCTGCTGACGACCCGCCTCGACAACCCCGACAAGACGCCCGCCCTGATGGTGGCCACGTGGCGCGGCCTCCATTTCAAGCGCAAGGCCAGCATCGAGGGCCAGCTGGGCGCCTGGCCGGCCGGAACCCTGCGGCAGGCGGTGGCGGCCCTCCAGGAGGCGGTTCTCGCCTGCCGGCGGGCCGAGCCGGACCTCGCCCACGCGCTCGCCTCCGCGGCGCTGCTGCGCGTCGCCGAGGCGGCGGCGCGGCGGCGGCGGTAG
- the lptE gene encoding LPS assembly lipoprotein LptE — protein MVSSGVSIAGRIARLACVASLGLSLSACFRPLYGPTASGESVQALLASVQVDEVAMAQGQERLGHYLRSELVFDLDGSGQPATKRYRLKLAGSEIVQTPLVSTTTGRAEAGTLVANIKYSLEDMSGAKVYTEGVATSTATYDRSVQRFASQRAARDAEIRLASVLSDQIKSRLAAVLSTKP, from the coding sequence ATGGTGAGTTCGGGCGTATCGATTGCGGGGCGGATCGCTCGCCTCGCCTGCGTGGCCAGCCTGGGCTTGAGCCTCTCGGCCTGTTTCCGGCCGCTCTACGGGCCGACGGCGTCCGGCGAGTCCGTCCAGGCGCTGCTCGCCTCCGTCCAGGTCGACGAGGTTGCCATGGCTCAGGGCCAGGAGCGGCTCGGGCACTACCTGCGCAGCGAACTCGTCTTCGACCTCGACGGGTCGGGCCAGCCGGCGACCAAGCGCTACCGCCTGAAGCTCGCGGGCTCCGAGATCGTGCAGACGCCGCTCGTCTCCACCACCACCGGCCGCGCCGAAGCCGGCACGCTGGTGGCCAACATCAAATACAGCCTCGAGGACATGAGCGGCGCGAAGGTCTACACCGAGGGGGTCGCCACCTCGACGGCGACCTACGACCGCTCGGTCCAGCGCTTCGCCAGCCAGCGCGCCGCCCGGGATGCCGAGATCCGGCTGGCCAGCGTCCTCTCCGACCAGATCAAGAGCCGCCTCGCCGCCGTGCTCTCGACGAAGCCTTAG
- a CDS encoding AEC family transporter — MLSTLLVVLPIFALIFAGWLARRIGVLGAAATTELNRFVVFLALPALLFDVTAHAHWSTIWKPGFIGAFGLGSLAIFALTVLIRRGQGRPLADAAVDGLNAGYANCGFMGFPLALVAFGPEALAPTTVAAIITVCGVFAVAIVLIETGLRREAAATGRTGPRVPVWRAVGRSLVRNPLLVAPALGALVPAAGLALPAAAETFLKLLGGAAAPCALVALGLFLAQERRPQAGQGRVAALLVGLKLAGHPLLVYGLGRSLFDLPPLLLHTAVLMAALPTGTGPFMLAEFYRREADLTATVVLVSTVLAVITVSAYLAAIG; from the coding sequence ATGCTCTCGACCCTGCTGGTCGTGCTGCCGATCTTCGCGCTGATCTTCGCCGGCTGGCTCGCCCGGCGGATCGGCGTGCTCGGCGCCGCCGCCACCACCGAACTCAACCGCTTCGTGGTGTTCCTGGCGCTGCCGGCGCTCCTGTTCGACGTCACCGCCCACGCCCATTGGAGCACCATCTGGAAGCCCGGCTTCATCGGCGCCTTCGGCCTCGGCAGCCTCGCGATCTTCGCGCTCACCGTGCTGATCCGGCGGGGGCAGGGGCGCCCGCTGGCGGACGCCGCCGTGGACGGGCTCAACGCCGGCTACGCCAATTGCGGCTTCATGGGATTTCCCCTGGCGCTCGTCGCCTTCGGGCCGGAGGCCCTGGCGCCCACCACGGTGGCGGCCATCATCACGGTCTGCGGTGTGTTCGCGGTGGCGATCGTGCTGATCGAGACGGGGCTCCGGCGGGAGGCGGCAGCAACCGGCCGGACCGGGCCGCGCGTGCCCGTCTGGCGCGCGGTCGGCCGCTCCCTGGTGCGCAACCCGCTCCTCGTGGCGCCGGCGCTGGGTGCCCTGGTGCCCGCCGCGGGGCTGGCGCTGCCGGCCGCCGCCGAGACCTTCCTGAAGCTCCTCGGCGGCGCGGCCGCGCCCTGCGCCCTGGTGGCGCTCGGCCTGTTCCTGGCCCAGGAGCGCCGGCCCCAGGCCGGGCAGGGGCGGGTCGCGGCCCTCCTGGTCGGTCTGAAGCTGGCCGGCCACCCGCTCCTGGTCTACGGGCTCGGCCGCTCCCTGTTCGACCTGCCGCCGCTCCTGCTGCACACGGCGGTGCTCATGGCCGCGCTCCCCACCGGCACCGGGCCGTTCATGCTGGCGGAGTTCTACCGGCGCGAGGCCGACCTGACCGCCACGGTGGTGCTGGTCTCCACGGTGCTGGCGGTCATCACGGTCTCGGCCTACCTGGCGGCGATCGGCTAG
- a CDS encoding TonB-dependent siderophore receptor: MSLSSVRIGLLLASTALTGVALVGAAAAQGAAAQGAAVQLNEISVEASRPAAAPVAGAGTGGANVSGGGGNSSATSGGGGGPSGVTGYVARVSPTATKTNTPLIETPQSVSVVTREQLNDRNVQSLNEALAYTPGVASNVFGFDPRADSFYIRGFAETYDGIFRDGLRQTGVGFAVPRIEPYGAEALTILRGPASGLYGLGSPGGIVDVTSKRPVFAPFGEVWFQGGSFDRYQGNFDLGGPVEGSDGTMAFRLTGVARQSDTFLPGPGVRDDRFTIAPAFTWRPSSDTTFTLLTEFQESNVPGNASFYNFPGFRVSRIYSGDGALNTYRTDQHRIGYAFEHVFTPDLIVRQNFRYTGVDANFSYTQVDSVTGLSAQRSTGLFKQSLASVAVDTQLEGHVRTGPVAHTLLAGIDYYHYDFSSLAGFGVAPDLNLLTLNYGRQPIARPSIDRTSRQAQDQVGLYIQEQAKWGQFVLTLTGRQDWVASDTASNTRGVIAGPQSQNDSAFTYRAGLNYELAPGLVPYASYATTFTPQVGVNTVTGRPYRPATGDQIEAGVKYLIPGTNISAAIAGFDINQTSILRQDPTNFANQVATGAVNSRGFEMEATANFAPGTNLTVAYTHLDFRFVRQTSAVTGAAIDGNQLSGIPGDTFASFLTYLFPPSSALRGLTIGGGIRFNANNFADDENTVRNPTVTLFDALVAYDFAALDPKYKGFRAQINAFNIFDRDYYNCQAGFCYRGAPATVIGSLIYRW; this comes from the coding sequence ATGTCACTCAGTTCCGTCCGGATTGGTCTGCTTCTCGCCAGCACCGCCTTGACCGGCGTCGCCCTCGTCGGCGCGGCCGCCGCGCAGGGTGCCGCCGCACAAGGTGCGGCCGTGCAGCTCAACGAGATCTCCGTCGAGGCGAGCCGCCCGGCGGCGGCGCCGGTGGCCGGTGCCGGGACCGGCGGCGCGAACGTGAGCGGGGGCGGCGGCAACAGTTCGGCGACGAGCGGCGGCGGGGGCGGCCCCTCGGGCGTCACCGGCTACGTCGCCCGCGTCAGCCCCACCGCGACCAAGACCAACACGCCGCTGATCGAGACGCCGCAATCGGTCTCGGTGGTCACCCGCGAGCAGCTCAATGACCGCAACGTCCAGAGCCTCAACGAGGCCCTCGCCTACACGCCGGGCGTGGCGAGCAACGTGTTCGGTTTCGATCCGCGGGCCGATTCCTTCTACATCCGCGGCTTCGCCGAGACCTACGACGGCATCTTCCGCGACGGCCTGCGCCAGACCGGCGTCGGCTTCGCGGTGCCGCGCATCGAGCCCTACGGCGCGGAAGCCCTGACGATCCTGCGCGGTCCGGCCAGCGGGCTCTACGGCCTCGGCTCGCCGGGCGGCATCGTCGACGTGACCAGCAAGCGCCCGGTCTTCGCGCCCTTCGGCGAGGTCTGGTTCCAGGGCGGCAGCTTCGACCGCTACCAGGGCAATTTCGACCTCGGCGGCCCGGTCGAGGGCTCGGACGGCACCATGGCCTTCCGGCTCACCGGCGTCGCCCGCCAGTCCGACACGTTCCTGCCGGGCCCGGGCGTCCGGGACGACCGGTTCACCATCGCCCCCGCCTTCACGTGGCGGCCCTCGAGCGACACCACCTTCACGCTGCTGACCGAGTTCCAGGAATCGAACGTCCCGGGCAACGCGAGCTTCTACAACTTCCCGGGCTTCCGGGTGTCGCGGATCTACTCGGGCGACGGCGCGCTCAACACCTACCGGACCGACCAGCACCGGATCGGTTACGCCTTCGAGCACGTCTTCACGCCGGACCTGATTGTCCGGCAGAACTTCCGCTACACCGGGGTCGACGCCAACTTCTCGTACACGCAGGTCGATTCGGTAACCGGCCTCAGCGCGCAGCGCTCCACCGGCCTGTTCAAGCAGTCGCTGGCCTCCGTCGCGGTGGACACGCAGCTCGAGGGCCATGTCCGGACCGGGCCGGTGGCCCACACGCTGCTCGCCGGAATCGACTACTACCACTACGATTTCTCGAGCCTCGCCGGCTTCGGCGTGGCGCCCGACCTCAACCTGCTCACGCTGAACTACGGCCGCCAGCCGATCGCCCGGCCGAGCATCGACCGCACCTCGCGGCAGGCGCAGGACCAGGTCGGCCTCTACATCCAGGAACAGGCCAAGTGGGGTCAGTTCGTGCTGACGCTGACGGGACGCCAGGACTGGGTCGCCTCCGACACGGCGAGCAACACCCGGGGCGTGATCGCCGGCCCGCAGAGCCAGAACGACAGCGCCTTCACGTACCGCGCCGGCCTGAACTACGAGCTGGCCCCCGGCCTCGTGCCCTACGCGAGCTACGCCACGACCTTCACGCCGCAGGTCGGCGTCAACACCGTCACCGGCCGCCCGTACCGGCCCGCCACCGGCGATCAGATCGAGGCGGGCGTGAAGTACCTGATCCCCGGCACCAACATCAGCGCGGCGATCGCGGGCTTCGACATCAACCAGACCAGCATCTTGCGCCAGGACCCCACGAACTTCGCCAACCAGGTGGCGACCGGCGCGGTGAATTCCCGCGGCTTCGAGATGGAGGCGACGGCGAACTTCGCGCCGGGCACCAACCTGACGGTCGCCTACACGCATCTCGACTTCCGGTTCGTCCGGCAGACCTCCGCGGTGACCGGCGCGGCGATCGACGGGAATCAGCTCTCGGGCATCCCGGGGGACACGTTCGCGTCCTTCCTGACCTACCTGTTCCCGCCCTCCTCGGCCCTGCGCGGCCTGACGATCGGCGGCGGCATCCGGTTCAACGCCAACAACTTCGCCGACGACGAGAACACGGTGCGCAACCCGACCGTGACGCTGTTCGACGCCCTCGTGGCCTATGATTTCGCCGCCCTCGACCCGAAGTACAAAGGCTTCCGGGCGCAGATCAACGCGTTCAACATCTTCGATCGCGATTACTACAACTGCCAGGCCGGCTTCTGCTACCGCGGTGCCCCCGCCACGGTGATCGGCAGCCTGATCTACCGCTGGTAG
- a CDS encoding acid phosphatase, with the protein MLRTLTPPILAVLLAAVPARAEETPRPPPPDAAAPSLGSDTLKPGKPAVKPYLADAAVPDGIQILLPPPAHDAPLDKADRAAFANTRALKGSPRWDIAANDVSEGAAAVLENFACVLGTRIDQARVPAVINLLERARLDLARATRGPKVHYRRLRPFVGNEAPICVQRTQALADSFSYPSGHATQGWAYALILAALVPEKATPILVRGRAYGESRVVCGVHWLSDVVAGRLTGTAVFAALMGDPTFRADLEKARAELRAALAGAGAAPDQAVCTREANALREPPLDF; encoded by the coding sequence ATGCTCCGCACCCTGACCCCGCCGATTCTCGCCGTGCTTCTCGCCGCCGTGCCCGCCCGCGCCGAGGAGACGCCCCGCCCTCCCCCGCCGGACGCGGCCGCCCCGTCCCTCGGCTCCGACACGCTCAAGCCCGGCAAGCCGGCCGTGAAGCCCTACCTGGCCGACGCCGCGGTCCCCGACGGGATCCAGATCCTCCTGCCGCCGCCCGCCCACGACGCGCCCCTCGACAAGGCGGACCGGGCCGCCTTCGCCAACACCCGCGCCCTCAAGGGCAGCCCCCGCTGGGACATCGCCGCCAACGACGTCTCCGAGGGGGCCGCCGCGGTGCTGGAGAACTTCGCCTGCGTGCTCGGCACCCGCATCGACCAGGCCCGGGTCCCGGCGGTGATCAACCTGCTGGAGCGCGCCCGCCTCGATCTCGCCCGGGCGACGCGGGGACCGAAGGTCCACTATCGCCGCCTTCGACCCTTCGTGGGCAACGAGGCGCCGATCTGCGTGCAGCGGACCCAGGCGCTGGCCGACAGCTTCAGCTACCCGTCGGGCCACGCGACGCAGGGATGGGCCTACGCGCTGATCCTGGCGGCCCTGGTGCCCGAGAAGGCGACCCCGATCCTGGTCCGCGGGCGGGCCTACGGCGAGAGCCGGGTGGTGTGCGGCGTGCACTGGCTCAGCGACGTCGTGGCGGGACGCCTCACCGGCACCGCGGTCTTCGCGGCCCTGATGGGCGACCCGACCTTCCGCGCCGACCTGGAAAAGGCCCGCGCCGAACTCCGCGCCGCCCTGGCCGGGGCCGGGGCGGCCCCCGATCAGGCCGTCTGCACCCGCGAGGCCAACGCCCTGCGCGAGCCGCCGCTGGATTTCTAG
- a CDS encoding alpha/beta fold hydrolase gives METQALNLTVAGRPVPTPCDVIGQGRDALLLPALSTISARAEMEGLARALGSDYRCRIPDWPGFGAHPRVRVPLAPETFHAYLDALLEAAPGPYALGVAAGHAAGYLVAAARRHPQAFARLVLVAPTWRGPLPTAMPGRAHWFPRIRRAVEAPILGEALYRINISPPIIGRMMRAHVYADSARVTPDLIRGKHAITRQRNSRFGTAAFVTGGLDPVGSREAFLDLFGGPLPPTLVLRPAGAPRRSGAEMDALIASGRVTGAAIPGALSPHEEHPQAVAAAIRAG, from the coding sequence ATGGAGACGCAGGCGCTGAACCTCACGGTGGCGGGCCGGCCGGTGCCGACCCCCTGCGACGTGATCGGGCAGGGCAGGGACGCGCTGCTGCTCCCGGCCCTGTCGACCATCTCGGCGCGTGCCGAGATGGAAGGCCTCGCCCGGGCGCTCGGCTCGGATTACCGCTGCCGCATCCCCGACTGGCCGGGTTTCGGCGCCCATCCCCGGGTGCGGGTGCCGCTGGCCCCGGAGACGTTCCACGCCTACCTGGACGCGCTGCTCGAAGCCGCTCCGGGCCCCTACGCCCTCGGGGTCGCGGCCGGCCACGCGGCGGGCTACCTCGTGGCGGCGGCGCGGCGCCATCCGCAAGCCTTCGCGCGGCTCGTCCTGGTGGCGCCGACCTGGCGGGGGCCACTGCCCACCGCGATGCCGGGCCGGGCCCACTGGTTCCCGCGCATCCGCCGGGCCGTGGAGGCGCCGATCCTCGGCGAGGCCCTGTACCGGATCAACATCAGCCCGCCGATCATCGGCCGGATGATGCGCGCCCACGTCTACGCCGATTCGGCCCGGGTGACCCCGGACCTGATCCGGGGGAAGCACGCGATCACCCGCCAGCGCAACAGCCGGTTCGGCACCGCCGCCTTCGTCACCGGCGGCCTCGACCCGGTCGGGAGCCGGGAGGCGTTCCTCGACCTGTTCGGCGGCCCCCTGCCGCCGACCCTGGTGCTGCGGCCCGCGGGCGCCCCGCGCCGCTCCGGGGCCGAGATGGACGCCCTGATCGCGAGCGGCCGGGTGACCGGCGCCGCGATTCCCGGTGCCCTGAGCCCTCACGAGGAGCATCCGCAGGCGGTCGCGGCCGCGATCCGGGCGGGCTGA
- the dapD gene encoding 2,3,4,5-tetrahydropyridine-2,6-dicarboxylate N-succinyltransferase translates to MPHSDLAQTIEAAWEDRANVSTATKGAVREAVEAALDLLDSGKARVAEKSGNHDWVVNQWLKKAVLLSFRLNDMATIEGGPGGAPWWDKVASKFAGWGEAEFRAAGLRAVPGCFVRRGSYIAPGAVLMPSFVNLGAHVGEGTMVDTWVTIGSCAQVGKNCHISGGAGIAGVLEPLQANPVIIEDDCFIGARAEVAEGVIVGQGSVLSMGVYIGASTKIVDRTTGEVMYGRVPPYSVVVSGTMPGKALPDGSPGPGLYCAVIVKRVDAGTRSKTAINELLRT, encoded by the coding sequence ATGCCCCATTCCGATCTCGCCCAGACCATCGAAGCCGCCTGGGAGGACCGCGCGAACGTCTCGACCGCCACGAAGGGCGCGGTGCGCGAGGCCGTCGAGGCGGCCCTGGACCTGCTCGATTCGGGCAAGGCCCGCGTCGCCGAGAAGAGCGGCAACCACGACTGGGTGGTCAACCAGTGGCTCAAGAAGGCGGTGCTGCTCTCCTTCCGCCTCAACGACATGGCGACGATCGAGGGCGGCCCCGGCGGCGCTCCCTGGTGGGACAAGGTCGCCTCCAAGTTCGCCGGCTGGGGCGAGGCCGAATTCCGGGCCGCGGGTCTGCGCGCGGTGCCGGGCTGCTTCGTCCGTCGCGGCTCCTACATCGCGCCGGGCGCCGTGCTGATGCCGAGCTTCGTCAATCTCGGCGCCCATGTCGGCGAGGGCACCATGGTCGACACCTGGGTGACGATCGGCTCCTGCGCGCAGGTGGGGAAGAACTGCCACATCTCGGGCGGCGCCGGCATCGCGGGCGTGCTGGAGCCGCTCCAGGCCAACCCGGTGATCATCGAGGACGATTGCTTCATCGGCGCCCGCGCCGAGGTGGCCGAGGGCGTGATCGTCGGCCAGGGCAGCGTCCTGTCGATGGGCGTCTATATCGGGGCCTCCACCAAGATCGTGGACCGCACCACCGGCGAGGTGATGTACGGCCGCGTGCCGCCCTACTCGGTGGTCGTGTCCGGCACGATGCCCGGCAAGGCCCTGCCGGACGGCTCGCCCGGTCCGGGCCTGTACTGCGCGGTGATCGTCAAGCGCGTCGATGCCGGCACCCGGTCGAAGACCGCCATCAACGAGCTGCTCCGCACCTGA
- a CDS encoding cyclic nucleotide-binding domain-containing protein, whose product MGLDDDIAILAAAPVFGFLDRDALRLLTFAAERRELADGDLLFDRGDAADGGFVVLSGTIRLTPRHGGEPVRAGRSAVIGQLALFVRGTRPTQARAEGPAEVMRITPTLMRRVLEEFPEAAQAVHATLAEDLAAFVTDLDRVRVLLDDA is encoded by the coding sequence TTGGGGCTCGACGACGACATCGCGATCCTCGCCGCCGCGCCGGTATTCGGCTTCCTCGACCGTGATGCCCTGCGCCTGCTGACCTTCGCGGCCGAGCGGCGCGAACTCGCCGACGGCGACCTCCTGTTCGACCGCGGCGACGCCGCGGATGGCGGCTTCGTGGTCCTGTCCGGCACGATCCGGCTGACCCCGCGCCACGGCGGCGAGCCGGTGCGGGCCGGCCGGTCCGCGGTGATCGGGCAGCTCGCCCTGTTCGTGCGCGGCACGCGACCCACGCAGGCCCGGGCCGAGGGCCCCGCGGAAGTCATGCGCATCACCCCGACTCTGATGCGCCGCGTCCTGGAGGAATTTCCGGAGGCTGCGCAGGCGGTCCACGCCACGCTGGCGGAGGATCTCGCGGCGTTCGTGACCGATCTCGACCGCGTGCGGGTTCTGCTCGACGACGCGTGA
- a CDS encoding response regulator transcription factor yields the protein MSNAYRLLICDDDAILRDTLTEQLDLCEEFSVFTEANAADAIRRVASERIDLAVMDVGLPDLDGREAVRRMRAGGFRGPVIMLTAQDSEADHVEGLEAGANDYVTKPFKFGILLARIRAHLRSHEASEDAVFQIGPYTFRPGAKLLVGERGSKLKLTEKETAILRFLYRAGRAVVNRDTLLAEVWGYNAHVTTHTLETHIYRLRQKIEPNPATAAILVTEGGGYKLLP from the coding sequence ATGTCGAACGCCTACCGCCTGCTGATCTGCGACGACGACGCGATCCTGCGCGACACCCTCACCGAGCAGCTGGATCTCTGCGAGGAATTCTCGGTGTTCACGGAAGCGAACGCCGCGGACGCGATCCGGCGGGTCGCTTCGGAGCGCATCGACCTCGCCGTGATGGATGTCGGCCTGCCCGACCTCGACGGGCGCGAGGCCGTGCGCCGGATGCGGGCCGGCGGCTTCCGCGGCCCGGTGATCATGCTGACCGCGCAGGATTCCGAGGCCGACCATGTCGAGGGCCTGGAGGCCGGCGCCAACGACTACGTCACCAAGCCGTTCAAGTTCGGCATCCTGCTGGCCCGGATCCGCGCGCACCTGCGCAGCCACGAGGCCTCCGAGGACGCGGTGTTCCAGATCGGCCCCTACACGTTCCGGCCCGGCGCCAAGCTGCTGGTCGGCGAGCGCGGCTCGAAGCTGAAGCTCACGGAGAAGGAGACCGCGATCCTGCGCTTCCTCTACCGGGCGGGGCGCGCCGTGGTGAACCGCGACACCCTGCTCGCCGAGGTCTGGGGCTACAACGCCCACGTCACCACCCACACGCTGGAGACGCATATCTACCGGCTGCGCCAGAAGATCGAGCCGAACCCCGCCACCGCGGCGATCCTCGTCACCGAGGGTGGCGGATATAAATTGCTGCCCTGA
- a CDS encoding L,D-transpeptidase family protein, with the protein MRRRQSEHPEPIRQTLGEIRVRALVGDRRRGQLLVGTAVIPCALGAGGIVGDKREGDGGSPRGRFRLRGGAYRPDHLGIRPRTALPLRATRPDDGWCDDRRHRRYNQPIRLPAPGVSAEAMWRGDGLYDVVIDLDYNRAPIRKGRGSAIFLHVAREGYRPTEGCVALARADLLRLLRRLGPRTHLRIG; encoded by the coding sequence GTGCGTCGACGGCAGAGTGAGCATCCCGAACCGATCCGTCAGACGCTGGGCGAGATCCGCGTGCGGGCGCTGGTCGGAGACCGGCGACGCGGGCAACTCCTGGTCGGCACGGCTGTGATTCCCTGCGCCCTCGGGGCCGGCGGCATCGTCGGCGACAAGCGCGAGGGCGACGGCGGCTCGCCGCGGGGACGCTTCCGCCTGCGGGGCGGCGCCTACCGGCCCGACCATCTCGGGATCCGTCCGCGCACGGCGCTGCCGCTCCGGGCGACCCGTCCCGATGACGGCTGGTGCGACGACCGGCGCCACCGCCGCTACAACCAACCGATCCGCCTGCCGGCTCCGGGGGTGAGCGCCGAGGCGATGTGGCGGGGCGACGGGCTGTACGACGTGGTGATCGACCTCGACTACAACCGCGCCCCGATCCGGAAGGGGCGGGGCTCGGCGATCTTCCTGCATGTCGCCCGGGAGGGCTACCGCCCGACGGAGGGCTGCGTCGCCCTGGCCCGGGCCGATCTGCTGCGGCTGCTCCGCCGGCTCGGACCGCGGACGCATCTGCGGATCGGGTGA